Proteins from a genomic interval of Niabella soli DSM 19437:
- a CDS encoding dicarboxylate/amino acid:cation symporter encodes MEPFSAKQVWKNYSGILLLLLGMLVGGFTGALFPGVAGYLKPVGDIFLNLLFVTVVPLVFFAIAISVAAIEQKNKLGKVLAIMAFTFLVFILLAALFTMGMTYVFPVGKIGVQAAVADPAIGEQRSWGAMLVDFFTVGEFYMLLSRKSMLALLVFSFLLGTAVRKSNQLAKPFYDFLVAGNEVMKQLLLLIMKIAPIGLGAYIAYQAADLGPQLFGFYARPMALYYGTGILYFFIFFTLYAFVANGGLGVRLFWKNNIVPSLTAVSTCSSLATMPANLIAAERMGIPSSIANVVIPLGTTLHKNGSSISSVVKIYVVFQMLGWDFFDPKSLVIALGITVLCSMVEGGIPNGGYIGELLMISAYHLPTEVVPAVMIIGTLVDPLATVLNATGNTVAAMVVTRLSGEKFSPQKLGSG; translated from the coding sequence ATGGAACCCTTTTCAGCAAAACAAGTATGGAAGAATTATTCAGGGATCCTGCTGTTGCTGCTGGGGATGCTCGTGGGGGGCTTTACGGGAGCGCTTTTTCCGGGCGTCGCCGGCTATTTAAAACCGGTAGGGGATATTTTTTTGAACTTACTTTTTGTAACGGTGGTGCCGCTGGTCTTCTTTGCCATTGCTATATCGGTCGCCGCAATTGAACAAAAAAATAAACTGGGAAAAGTATTGGCAATAATGGCGTTCACTTTTCTCGTGTTTATTCTGCTGGCGGCGTTGTTTACAATGGGTATGACCTATGTGTTCCCCGTCGGAAAGATAGGCGTGCAGGCAGCCGTGGCGGATCCGGCGATTGGGGAGCAAAGATCATGGGGCGCTATGCTGGTTGATTTTTTTACCGTTGGGGAATTTTATATGCTGCTCTCCCGGAAAAGCATGCTGGCATTGCTGGTGTTTTCTTTTTTGTTGGGAACAGCGGTGCGGAAGTCGAATCAACTGGCAAAACCTTTTTATGATTTCCTGGTTGCCGGCAATGAAGTGATGAAGCAACTGTTATTGTTAATCATGAAAATTGCGCCCATTGGCCTGGGCGCCTATATAGCTTACCAGGCGGCAGACCTCGGTCCGCAGTTATTTGGTTTTTATGCCCGGCCGATGGCTTTGTATTACGGCACGGGCATCCTGTATTTTTTTATTTTTTTTACACTCTACGCGTTCGTCGCCAACGGAGGCTTGGGGGTGCGCTTATTCTGGAAGAACAATATTGTGCCCTCCCTTACTGCGGTCAGCACCTGTAGCAGTTTGGCTACCATGCCGGCAAACCTGATCGCCGCGGAGCGGATGGGCATCCCTTCTTCCATAGCCAATGTTGTCATTCCTTTGGGGACCACGTTGCATAAGAACGGGTCTTCTATTTCTTCTGTGGTTAAAATATATGTGGTGTTCCAGATGCTGGGATGGGATTTTTTCGATCCGAAAAGTCTTGTAATTGCGCTGGGCATCACAGTGCTGTGCAGTATGGTGGAAGGGGGCATCCCCAACGGGGGGTATATCGGTGAGCTGCTCATGATCTCCGCCTACCACCTGCCCACGGAAGTAGTGCCGGCGGTGATGATCATCGGCACGCTGGTAGATCCGCTGGCTACGGTGCTCAATGCTACGGGCAATACGGTTGCCGCGATGGTGGTAACACGATTGTCGGGTGAAAAGTTTTCGCCACAAAAATTGGGTAGTGGTTAG
- a CDS encoding cation:proton antiporter: MNEFFSKLLHEFKLPLENPVLVFSLILLIILLSPILLKKLNIPGIIGLIISGVVIGPHGLNILEKNSAINLFSTIGLLYIMFIAGLELDMNEFRANQRKSALFGLFTFIIPILVGFPVCYYLLKYDFNASFLTASMFATHTLVAYPIVSKMGVAKNQAVAVTVGGTILTDTAVLIILAVVMSNSHGNLNSQFWIRLGVSLAIFSAIVFFLIPRIAKWFFRKLESEKHSHYIFVLSVVFFAAFLAQVAGVEAIIGAFAAGLALNKLIPHSSALMNRIEFIGNSLFIPFFLISVGMIVNVSVLLNGPMAWIIAGTLSTVAICSKWLAAFLTQKVFRYSAAQRQLIFGLSSSHAAATLAVILVGYNAKILDENILNGTIILILITCIVASFATEKAAKKIIIESEDEAVEANPATNGEDEHILVPIAEIENFEKLFEFSILLKNKKSSNPISILSVVSNNAEAEVNIRKARTKLEEYVKQASASETKVNVVTTIDHNIASGIIRISKEIMADIIVLGWPRHAGLLSRLTGEKLDNILSGSDKTTFICGFENPLVTIKRIPLAVPPLAEFEPSFMFWVHKIALLSLELSAPVHLFSNAATAQALMSYLKKNKLNITVSTELFTDWDDFVSLTKNSRADDLFVLISARRGSASHFYLLDSLPGKMEKHLEGCNKMVLFPQQYDLVSSIDNFSEVTNEPITKGIEAIQRIGKGIGNIFRR; the protein is encoded by the coding sequence ATGAATGAGTTTTTTAGCAAGTTGCTGCATGAATTTAAGTTGCCGCTCGAAAACCCAGTGCTCGTATTCTCGCTCATCCTGCTGATCATACTGCTTTCTCCTATATTGCTGAAAAAGCTGAATATCCCCGGTATAATCGGGTTGATCATTTCGGGGGTTGTTATTGGTCCGCACGGGCTCAATATCCTGGAGAAAAACTCCGCCATCAACCTTTTCTCCACCATCGGTTTATTATATATCATGTTTATTGCCGGCCTGGAACTGGATATGAATGAGTTCAGAGCCAACCAGCGTAAGAGTGCATTGTTTGGTCTGTTTACCTTTATTATTCCTATACTGGTGGGCTTTCCGGTTTGCTATTATTTGTTGAAATACGATTTTAACGCCAGCTTTCTTACAGCCAGCATGTTTGCCACCCACACACTTGTTGCCTACCCTATCGTAAGCAAAATGGGCGTGGCAAAAAATCAGGCGGTGGCCGTAACAGTGGGAGGAACCATATTAACCGACACCGCGGTGCTGATCATATTGGCGGTGGTCATGAGTAACAGCCACGGCAATTTGAACAGCCAGTTCTGGATACGGCTGGGGGTTTCCCTGGCAATTTTTTCAGCAATCGTATTTTTCTTAATCCCCCGCATCGCAAAATGGTTTTTCCGCAAACTGGAAAGCGAAAAACATTCCCACTACATTTTCGTGTTGTCCGTTGTATTCTTTGCGGCCTTCCTGGCGCAGGTTGCCGGCGTGGAGGCCATCATCGGCGCTTTTGCCGCAGGACTGGCGCTAAACAAGCTGATCCCGCATTCTTCGGCACTGATGAACCGTATCGAATTTATCGGCAATTCTTTATTCATACCCTTTTTCCTGATCAGTGTAGGGATGATCGTAAACGTAAGCGTGCTGTTAAACGGCCCCATGGCGTGGATCATCGCCGGAACACTTTCCACTGTGGCGATCTGTTCCAAATGGCTGGCCGCCTTCCTTACGCAAAAAGTATTCCGGTACTCTGCCGCCCAGCGACAGCTTATTTTCGGGTTAAGCAGTTCCCATGCTGCCGCCACCCTGGCCGTAATACTAGTGGGTTACAATGCTAAAATATTGGATGAAAATATTTTGAACGGCACCATCATACTGATCCTGATCACCTGCATTGTGGCGTCCTTTGCTACAGAAAAAGCGGCAAAAAAAATTATCATAGAGTCAGAAGATGAAGCGGTAGAAGCGAACCCCGCTACGAACGGAGAAGATGAACACATACTGGTGCCCATCGCAGAGATCGAAAACTTTGAAAAACTTTTTGAATTTTCGATCCTGCTAAAAAACAAAAAATCATCCAACCCTATTTCGATCCTTTCCGTAGTGTCCAATAACGCAGAGGCAGAAGTCAACATTCGCAAGGCACGCACCAAACTCGAAGAGTATGTAAAACAGGCCTCAGCATCAGAAACCAAAGTGAACGTGGTTACCACTATTGATCATAATATTGCCAGTGGCATCATCCGGATTTCCAAGGAGATAATGGCTGATATCATTGTATTGGGATGGCCGAGGCATGCGGGTTTGCTCAGCCGGCTCACCGGGGAAAAACTAGACAATATCCTGTCAGGGTCCGACAAGACCACTTTTATCTGCGGATTTGAGAATCCTTTGGTCACCATAAAACGCATTCCGCTTGCAGTACCGCCCCTGGCGGAATTTGAGCCCTCTTTTATGTTTTGGGTACATAAAATCGCATTGCTGTCGCTGGAGTTAAGCGCGCCGGTTCATTTATTTTCGAACGCCGCAACCGCCCAGGCATTGATGAGTTATTTGAAAAAGAACAAGCTCAACATAACCGTAAGTACCGAGTTGTTTACGGATTGGGATGATTTTGTTAGCCTCACAAAAAACAGCAGGGCTGATGACCTTTTTGTGCTTATTTCGGCAAGACGTGGATCCGCTTCTCATTTTTATCTGCTTGATAGTTTGCCCGGCAAAATGGAAAAGCATCTGGAAGGTTGCAACAAGATGGTGCTGTTCCCGCAACAATATGATCTTGTAAGTAGTATTGATAATTTTTCTGAAGTAACCAACGAACCGATCACCAAAGGAATAGAAGCCATTCAGCGGATCGGAAAAGGGATCGGGAATATTTTCAGGAGATAA
- the mraZ gene encoding division/cell wall cluster transcriptional repressor MraZ, whose protein sequence is MTGFLGEFEATIDAKGRFLLPAGFKKQLQPEDADRFVINRGFEKCLSLYPLSSWSPLAEKINALNDFDPKTRAFKRYFLNGATLVEPDSAGRLLLPANLKEYALLEKDIVLVPAGNRMEIWNTTKYKEFFDSFSPESFSDLAAQVMGGV, encoded by the coding sequence ATGACAGGTTTTCTCGGCGAATTCGAGGCAACTATAGACGCAAAAGGACGTTTCCTGCTGCCGGCTGGCTTTAAAAAGCAGCTTCAGCCGGAGGATGCTGACCGTTTTGTCATCAACCGGGGCTTTGAAAAATGCCTCAGTCTTTATCCGCTCAGCTCCTGGAGCCCCCTGGCTGAAAAGATCAATGCACTGAATGATTTCGATCCGAAGACCCGCGCCTTCAAACGTTACTTTTTAAATGGTGCCACTCTTGTAGAGCCCGATAGCGCCGGCAGGTTATTGCTGCCGGCTAACCTGAAAGAGTATGCGTTGCTTGAAAAGGACATTGTGCTGGTACCCGCCGGCAACCGTATGGAGATCTGGAATACCACTAAATACAAAGAGTTCTTTGATTCTTTCTCACCCGAATCCTTTAGC